Proteins encoded by one window of Cuniculiplasma divulgatum:
- a CDS encoding M20 metallopeptidase family protein — translation MADDLSNIDKYVITMRRQFHEFPELSFQEEQTEERIIEELENMGLRPHVVPKGGLYADIKGGSEGKTVALRADMDALPIREENDISFKSRNDGVMHACGHDSHMAMLLGVARSLMQKRDQFNGTVRLLFQRAEEMPPGGAVELIKAGALKNVDYVVGQHVMSGAPSGTVAIFPKECMANADEFRIRIHSKGGHGAYPHTGVDTLMIGAMLVVQAQTIVSRVLDPTEASVITFGRMDSGFRYNVIAPHTELRGTVRTFTEEDRVKSENFLREMVSNLCKTYGAEFEFEFLRGYPAVINNSEVVSVIESVARKVVGEKNIIHPKPQMGGEDFAYYVQQVPGAFYFLGVTDKNEKNPGANHSPQFTIDESALSKGTRLMEEVALKLLS, via the coding sequence ATGGCAGATGATTTGTCAAATATTGATAAGTATGTAATTACGATGAGAAGACAGTTTCATGAATTTCCAGAGTTGAGTTTTCAGGAAGAACAGACAGAGGAAAGGATAATAGAGGAACTTGAAAACATGGGGCTGAGACCCCATGTAGTTCCTAAGGGTGGCCTGTATGCAGATATTAAGGGAGGTTCTGAGGGAAAAACCGTTGCTCTTAGGGCCGATATGGATGCACTTCCCATCAGGGAAGAAAATGATATATCCTTCAAGTCAAGAAATGATGGTGTAATGCATGCCTGCGGCCATGATTCTCATATGGCAATGCTGCTGGGTGTAGCGAGATCATTGATGCAGAAGAGAGATCAGTTTAACGGTACTGTGAGGCTTCTCTTTCAGAGAGCAGAGGAGATGCCTCCAGGTGGGGCTGTAGAACTGATAAAGGCCGGGGCTCTAAAAAATGTTGATTACGTTGTTGGCCAGCATGTCATGTCCGGTGCTCCAAGTGGAACTGTAGCAATTTTTCCAAAGGAGTGCATGGCCAACGCGGATGAATTCAGAATAAGGATACACAGCAAGGGAGGGCATGGAGCATACCCCCATACAGGAGTTGATACACTGATGATTGGTGCCATGCTTGTAGTACAGGCGCAAACAATAGTGTCAAGAGTACTTGACCCAACGGAAGCATCTGTAATTACATTTGGTAGAATGGATTCGGGATTCAGGTATAACGTTATTGCACCCCATACAGAACTGAGAGGAACAGTCCGGACATTCACTGAGGAGGACAGGGTGAAGAGTGAGAATTTCCTTAGGGAAATGGTTAGCAATTTATGCAAGACATACGGGGCGGAGTTTGAGTTTGAATTTCTGCGCGGATATCCTGCTGTAATAAATAATTCTGAGGTTGTGTCAGTTATAGAGAGTGTGGCAAGGAAGGTTGTGGGAGAGAAAAACATAATACATCCAAAGCCCCAGATGGGAGGGGAGGACTTTGCATACTATGTGCAGCAGGTTCCTGGAGCATTCTATTTCCTTGGAGTAACAGATAAGAATGAGAAAAATCCAGGAGCAAACCATTCACCACAGTTCACCATTGATGAATCAGCTCTTTCAAAGGGGACAAGGCTAATGGAGGAAGTGGCCCTGAAACTTCTATCCTGA
- a CDS encoding site-2 protease family protein: MDSDRNIELENPKVREVVDLVKNYIYTYEIEVNPLSIKFMFLDSDNPLITKKFSELSQKLISMGYIPQMVNSYEHYVQVSMGQEKKFVSSKVNLIMLILTILSTLYAGYYFTGDFIKPGADVFWRTVLYGFVFFTLPLLTILGVHEFGHFIVARHYKVRASLPFFIPFIPLAYSIGTFGAFISLRDPFPNRKVMTNIGAAGPIAGFATAFPLLFVANYLQKTMPLYHHFIPYFLHYPFIYHILGLLMPVTTPFFPMTISVWVGIFATALNLFPVGQLDGGHIVRGMLGRKAIYLSYFFILVLFYLGLSYTGWLLIAILVLFLGLNHPPALDDTSPIGALEIGVGILVLILFILSFTPVPIYL; the protein is encoded by the coding sequence ATGGATAGTGATCGAAACATTGAACTCGAAAACCCCAAGGTTCGAGAAGTGGTAGACCTTGTAAAGAATTACATTTATACCTATGAAATAGAGGTAAATCCACTCTCTATTAAGTTCATGTTTCTGGATTCAGATAACCCATTAATAACGAAGAAGTTCTCTGAATTGAGTCAGAAGCTAATATCCATGGGTTATATTCCGCAGATGGTTAACAGCTACGAACATTATGTTCAGGTTTCAATGGGACAGGAGAAGAAATTTGTATCCAGTAAGGTAAACCTCATAATGCTTATTCTTACCATACTATCCACACTATATGCTGGATATTATTTTACAGGAGATTTCATAAAACCTGGTGCAGATGTTTTCTGGAGAACTGTACTGTACGGTTTTGTATTTTTTACACTTCCACTTCTGACCATACTGGGAGTGCATGAATTTGGTCACTTCATTGTTGCAAGACATTATAAGGTTAGGGCTTCCCTTCCTTTTTTCATTCCTTTTATCCCACTGGCATATTCTATAGGTACATTTGGTGCTTTCATTTCCTTAAGAGACCCTTTTCCAAACAGAAAGGTAATGACAAATATAGGAGCAGCTGGACCCATTGCAGGTTTTGCAACCGCCTTTCCCCTTTTGTTTGTTGCAAACTATCTTCAGAAGACAATGCCACTCTATCATCATTTTATCCCCTATTTCCTTCATTATCCATTTATTTATCATATTCTTGGATTATTAATGCCAGTTACAACTCCATTTTTTCCAATGACCATATCAGTCTGGGTTGGAATATTCGCAACTGCCCTGAACCTGTTTCCTGTTGGGCAGTTAGACGGTGGCCACATCGTTAGAGGGATGCTTGGAAGAAAAGCAATATATCTGAGTTACTTTTTCATTCTTGTCCTCTTCTATCTTGGATTAAGCTACACCGGTTGGTTACTTATAGCAATTCTTGTGCTTTTCCTTGGGTTAAATCATCCACCAGCCCTTGATGATACATCACCAATAGGTGCACTGGAAATAGGTGTCGGAATACTGGTTCTCATACTTTTCATACTTTCATTCACTCCTGTACCAATCTATCTTTAA
- a CDS encoding (Fe-S)-binding protein, whose amino-acid sequence MDEDQVKKQEAIVRNVLYKNLMEAYIPFPMDRKISTQWAEQMNIPRGGKVIIYTSFMYQMATIFKSYEKYIPTFGSLGTSRIVASIGSKLIRPKKEDVVRADSILKNIYRMISKNVENVGYLYEDEPYSGSLLLELGFIDEFREYGLKVESFLKQKGVESIITVDPHTTNTLNNLKRYIGFDIPFTSYLKIIRSGNGKGSFVLHDSCLYSRFLDMYDSVRVLLKDSGVELKEDPVVTGKGSSLCCGAPMGPLSDHLSNEMAKSRAEDLKKISENILVACPLCYANLSEFANVKDIAEVIA is encoded by the coding sequence ATGGACGAAGATCAGGTAAAAAAACAGGAGGCAATAGTAAGAAATGTTTTGTACAAGAATCTAATGGAAGCATATATTCCCTTTCCGATGGACAGAAAAATTTCCACCCAATGGGCTGAACAGATGAACATTCCAAGAGGTGGGAAAGTCATAATCTACACGTCATTCATGTATCAAATGGCAACCATTTTTAAGTCATATGAAAAATATATCCCTACTTTCGGTTCACTTGGAACTTCAAGAATAGTTGCATCAATCGGTTCAAAACTGATCAGACCAAAGAAAGAGGATGTGGTAAGAGCAGATAGCATACTGAAGAATATTTACAGAATGATTTCAAAAAACGTTGAAAATGTAGGATATCTCTATGAGGATGAACCATACAGTGGTTCTCTCCTTCTGGAACTAGGGTTTATCGATGAGTTCAGGGAATATGGACTGAAGGTAGAATCTTTCTTAAAACAGAAGGGTGTGGAATCCATAATCACTGTTGATCCACATACAACCAACACACTGAATAACCTGAAAAGGTATATTGGCTTTGATATACCATTTACTTCATACCTTAAAATCATAAGAAGTGGAAATGGAAAGGGATCATTTGTCCTCCATGACTCATGTCTTTACTCTCGTTTTCTCGATATGTATGATAGTGTAAGAGTTCTACTAAAAGATTCTGGGGTAGAACTGAAGGAAGATCCCGTTGTGACAGGAAAGGGTAGTAGTTTATGCTGTGGAGCACCAATGGGTCCCCTAAGTGATCATCTCAGCAATGAGATGGCGAAATCAAGGGCAGAAGATCTAAAGAAGATCAGTGAAAACATACTGGTGGCATGTCCACTATGTTATGCCAATCTCTCGGAGTTTGCAAATGTGAAGGATATTGCAGAGGTGATAGCATGA
- a CDS encoding LUD domain-containing protein, whose protein sequence is MTWEQTIGPIARGNNAEVERVLKQYPYIEEITKHLREQKLKVLDDLDSYIKMTVKSVESVHGHVHMARDKEEARKILGELTGQNKTIVFSKTNVAYEIGLREYLESLKNEVWETDLGEFLIQISKSWPAHIVEPAIGMTLQQASEAVNKYDGTINKSSSIEEVVAGVRKFLMSKYLKADIGITGANAVAADSGSVVLVENEGNIRMDTVMPQTHIAITGIDKIVPTMRDAMDEAIVQAAYAGIFPPTYVNVTTGPSSTADIESHRVSPATGPKNFHLILIDDGRTVASKDPALKEGLLCIKCGRCYFSCPTYRVMGTDWISRVSPYNGPTGVMWNYITNKDPWPASYCVHSGGCKVVCPMEINIPEVIREIRYRGSKKLKK, encoded by the coding sequence ATGACCTGGGAACAGACAATAGGGCCAATAGCTAGGGGAAATAATGCGGAAGTTGAAAGGGTTTTGAAGCAATATCCGTATATAGAGGAAATCACGAAGCACCTAAGGGAACAGAAATTAAAGGTTTTGGATGATCTTGACAGTTACATAAAAATGACTGTAAAAAGTGTTGAAAGTGTTCATGGACATGTTCATATGGCCAGGGACAAGGAAGAGGCCAGGAAAATCCTTGGAGAACTTACCGGGCAGAACAAAACAATTGTGTTTTCTAAGACAAATGTTGCTTATGAAATAGGCCTTAGAGAATATCTGGAGAGCTTAAAAAATGAGGTCTGGGAAACAGATCTGGGCGAATTTCTCATTCAGATATCTAAAAGCTGGCCTGCACATATAGTAGAGCCTGCAATCGGGATGACACTTCAACAGGCTTCGGAAGCAGTTAATAAGTACGATGGTACAATAAACAAAAGCTCAAGCATTGAAGAAGTCGTTGCCGGAGTGAGAAAATTCCTCATGTCAAAATATCTTAAAGCAGATATAGGGATCACGGGCGCCAATGCGGTCGCAGCAGATAGTGGTTCTGTAGTTCTGGTTGAAAATGAGGGCAATATTAGAATGGATACAGTAATGCCACAAACCCATATTGCAATAACAGGAATCGACAAAATTGTCCCAACCATGAGAGATGCCATGGATGAGGCTATCGTTCAGGCTGCATATGCAGGTATATTCCCGCCTACATACGTTAATGTTACAACAGGACCAAGTTCAACAGCAGACATTGAATCACACCGTGTTTCACCTGCCACTGGACCGAAGAATTTTCACCTGATCTTAATTGACGATGGAAGAACAGTGGCAAGTAAGGATCCCGCCCTGAAGGAAGGTTTACTGTGTATAAAGTGTGGCAGGTGTTATTTCTCATGCCCAACATATAGGGTAATGGGAACAGACTGGATTTCAAGGGTATCTCCATATAATGGACCAACCGGGGTTATGTGGAATTATATAACAAACAAGGATCCATGGCCTGCCAGTTACTGCGTTCATTCTGGTGGATGCAAAGTAGTATGCCCAATGGAGATAAATATTCCTGAGGTAATAAGAGAAATAAGATACAGGGGATCAAAAAAACTTAAGAAATGA
- a CDS encoding VOC family protein: MRKPGLYWRHYFQYGYTIPACFDPKRDGDNFELPPNPDHIYFSVKNLNDVFKRAQELGAMFSDGIAKRPWGEISSYLKDPFGNKICFVQEETVFRGNDI, translated from the coding sequence GTGAGGAAACCTGGTCTCTACTGGAGACATTACTTTCAATATGGATATACCATACCTGCCTGTTTTGATCCAAAGAGAGACGGCGATAATTTTGAGTTACCACCAAATCCGGATCATATTTACTTTTCAGTCAAGAATCTCAATGATGTCTTTAAGAGAGCACAGGAACTGGGTGCCATGTTTTCTGATGGAATCGCAAAAAGACCCTGGGGAGAAATTTCATCCTATCTAAAGGACCCCTTTGGAAATAAAATCTGTTTCGTTCAAGAGGAAACAGTATTTCGAGGAAATGATATTTAG
- a CDS encoding acyl-CoA dehydrogenase family protein has protein sequence MKDKFNEIFRSKGINYLSEDVPLSEFLKFFDFHGDYDLLDLGEYVSSELIEIMDFVDHHGKPELIMWNLDGKRIDYVRLSPEHRRALKKLQDFGVVTKSVSGKQPWMYHFVSGYLISDSGIFCSLTLTAQTAYALKKYFKGKEKFSDNYLNKNDPWYGATFYSETQGGSDLGANKTKAIETEKGWVLNGSDKYFASNAGIADGAIVTAMTGDKGIRSLETFFVPAIRKSGDLNFNIRRLKNKLGTIAVPSGEVEFLESEAYLIGERGRGIYYAMEILTISRVDDALAAVGIARKSFWEAYLFTERRSSFGKKLNEHPLMKKDLITLEAELEASLIISLYAAHLFSESSHITPPYNDTYNYARFITHIAKNMAAWASDHITQYSMEIFGGIGFFEEFPMSKFHRDALVTSIWEGTSNIQALDMLETIMKKGVATIFFNDLKTRKEKVKDLKMKEKIEERIKFVENQFNSLMKSDSLEMNSKDLLKLFGQTLSLTLLAQAGSEIGSERLLGVSKVYDIIAFEPSMIQYEEILQKMELVKWMHKN, from the coding sequence ATGAAAGACAAGTTCAATGAAATCTTTAGAAGCAAGGGGATCAATTATTTAAGTGAAGATGTACCACTATCAGAATTCCTGAAATTCTTTGACTTTCATGGTGATTATGATCTTTTGGATCTGGGTGAATATGTTTCAAGTGAACTCATAGAAATAATGGATTTTGTCGATCACCATGGGAAGCCTGAACTCATTATGTGGAATCTTGATGGAAAGAGGATAGATTATGTAAGACTATCACCTGAGCACAGAAGGGCTCTTAAAAAATTGCAGGATTTTGGAGTTGTCACAAAAAGTGTTTCTGGCAAACAGCCATGGATGTACCATTTTGTATCCGGTTATCTTATTTCTGATTCAGGAATTTTCTGCAGCTTAACACTTACCGCACAGACAGCTTATGCGTTAAAAAAATATTTTAAAGGAAAGGAGAAGTTCTCTGATAATTATCTGAATAAAAATGATCCATGGTATGGTGCAACCTTTTATAGCGAAACGCAGGGAGGCAGTGATCTTGGTGCAAATAAAACGAAGGCTATTGAAACAGAAAAAGGATGGGTTCTAAATGGATCAGATAAATATTTTGCCAGCAATGCTGGAATAGCTGATGGTGCCATAGTTACTGCGATGACAGGAGATAAAGGAATAAGATCACTGGAAACGTTCTTCGTTCCTGCAATTAGGAAGTCTGGTGATCTTAATTTTAACATAAGAAGGTTGAAAAACAAACTTGGCACAATAGCTGTACCCAGTGGAGAAGTTGAGTTCTTGGAATCAGAGGCTTACCTGATTGGAGAAAGGGGGAGGGGAATATACTACGCCATGGAGATTTTAACCATTTCAAGAGTGGACGATGCTCTGGCAGCGGTTGGAATTGCAAGAAAGTCATTTTGGGAAGCATATCTATTTACAGAAAGAAGATCATCCTTCGGAAAGAAACTTAACGAACATCCACTCATGAAGAAGGATTTGATAACGCTGGAAGCTGAACTCGAGGCCTCTCTCATTATATCGTTATATGCGGCCCATCTATTCTCAGAATCATCTCATATAACACCACCATACAATGACACTTACAATTACGCCAGGTTCATCACGCACATTGCGAAGAATATGGCAGCCTGGGCATCTGACCATATTACACAATACTCAATGGAGATCTTTGGTGGCATAGGTTTCTTTGAGGAATTTCCAATGTCAAAGTTTCACAGGGATGCGCTTGTAACTTCAATTTGGGAGGGTACAAGCAATATTCAGGCTCTGGATATGTTGGAGACAATCATGAAGAAAGGAGTTGCAACAATCTTCTTTAACGACCTGAAAACAAGGAAGGAAAAGGTAAAAGATTTAAAAATGAAAGAAAAAATCGAAGAAAGAATAAAATTTGTAGAGAATCAATTTAACAGCCTGATGAAAAGTGATTCTCTGGAGATGAATTCGAAGGACCTTTTGAAGCTCTTTGGTCAGACACTTTCCCTAACACTTCTAGCACAGGCCGGATCTGAGATCGGAAGTGAAAGGCTTTTGGGGGTCTCCAAAGTTTACGATATAATAGCCTTTGAACCTAGCATGATTCAGTATGAGGAGATATTACAAAAAATGGAACTGGTAAAGTGGATGCATAAGAACTAA
- a CDS encoding ammonium transporter: MLPNLINDLWVLLASLLVFTMTISVGFLEIGELNHKLDRSLYKTLIITGFSLFFMGLIGFNIAFAPTIGGVIGNPFYSNIFMGLFSTNLSGGLSGVFWLTGRNFFDTGLSTGTYFLFETAFASVTLALVGVVVLRKMKMSAFILFSIIYFIFIYTLPAAWIWNPTGWLYLMGVRDFAGGLVVHGAAGFAALAILVRIWQEEKKKGLKQSKIEHASLNSGWLTLAIILLWVGWFGFNPGSELAFTSETVMVVITTFLAAASAMVSTLGTKFLISKHDPGLIYGVNGVLMGLIVITPLAGYVSPGSAVILGLISGPIFVYAEKLLSRPKWYSDPVGVLPGHLVGGVFGLLMIAFFTQTAFATASGASNLPNGILFGGGIMALHQFGFEAFAVAVVGIFVFTASYLSVFAISKLLKGMLQENEYTDQIINNTTKP; the protein is encoded by the coding sequence ATGCTACCAAATCTTATCAATGATCTATGGGTTTTACTTGCGAGCTTACTTGTATTCACTATGACTATTTCTGTAGGGTTTCTAGAAATTGGAGAGCTAAACCACAAACTTGACAGAAGTCTGTATAAGACTCTAATAATAACTGGATTTTCGTTATTTTTTATGGGATTGATTGGCTTTAACATTGCTTTTGCACCAACTATTGGTGGGGTAATCGGCAATCCATTTTACAGTAACATTTTCATGGGTCTATTTTCTACAAACCTCTCGGGTGGTCTATCAGGTGTCTTCTGGCTTACTGGGAGAAATTTTTTTGACACTGGGCTCTCTACAGGGACATACTTTCTTTTTGAAACGGCATTCGCATCCGTAACTCTTGCTCTGGTTGGAGTTGTAGTTCTTAGAAAAATGAAGATGTCTGCCTTCATTTTATTTTCAATTATTTATTTTATATTTATATATACTCTTCCGGCTGCATGGATTTGGAATCCCACTGGATGGTTATACTTGATGGGCGTCCGTGATTTTGCAGGTGGTCTAGTTGTTCATGGCGCTGCGGGATTTGCAGCACTGGCTATACTTGTAAGAATATGGCAGGAAGAAAAGAAAAAAGGGCTCAAGCAGTCTAAAATAGAACATGCAAGCTTAAATTCTGGATGGTTGACACTGGCAATCATTTTACTATGGGTCGGATGGTTTGGATTTAATCCTGGAAGTGAACTTGCATTTACCAGTGAGACAGTCATGGTAGTTATAACAACCTTCCTGGCAGCTGCATCCGCAATGGTATCAACCTTGGGAACAAAATTCTTAATTTCAAAACATGATCCTGGATTAATATATGGCGTAAATGGTGTTTTAATGGGCCTAATTGTCATAACTCCACTCGCAGGATATGTTAGTCCAGGGAGTGCAGTTATTCTTGGTTTAATTAGTGGGCCAATATTTGTATATGCAGAAAAATTACTTTCAAGACCAAAGTGGTATAGTGACCCAGTAGGCGTATTACCAGGACATTTGGTTGGTGGTGTTTTCGGTCTTCTTATGATTGCCTTCTTTACACAAACAGCATTTGCAACTGCGTCAGGGGCATCAAATCTCCCTAATGGAATATTATTCGGAGGAGGTATAATGGCATTACATCAGTTTGGATTTGAAGCTTTTGCAGTAGCTGTAGTAGGGATTTTCGTTTTTACAGCATCTTATCTTTCAGTATTTGCCATAAGTAAATTACTGAAAGGGATGCTTCAGGAAAATGAATATACAGATCAAATTATAAACAACACAACGAAACCATAA
- a CDS encoding AbrB/MazE/SpoVT family DNA-binding domain-containing protein has protein sequence MKSHVTRNNSTYYVRLPFEYVKQHRINETMAVDIFIGENGKIIVKPMKVNGVENATR, from the coding sequence ATGAAATCTCATGTAACCAGGAATAACAGCACTTATTACGTGCGACTTCCGTTTGAATACGTAAAACAGCATCGTATAAATGAAACCATGGCGGTCGATATATTCATCGGCGAAAATGGCAAAATCATTGTAAAACCAATGAAAGTTAACGGTGTAGAAAATGCAACACGCTGA
- a CDS encoding site-specific integrase produces the protein MAEIYNVSKNVESVKKRLENSGLPKELKDKIFEFVLTLREGSGIKQHREYYYYERLLILGESFGDKILDSKGRINPKEKDVLMVIGKLRDKITIRGTHYSSATISDLKKTMKKFVKFCFKKYNAELPKEEREDFPEFWNDIHSEKIGSRYKRPDQMISYEELQAILKACKNIRDKSIISLLWDSGIRASELLKLKIKDFSKSTDGLYAVLNISEGSKNYRQRSVVLTGDSVVIIPQYIEYLKDIQKDRFDQNNHLFVGIGKENLGESLTYEDLRALIRKSVNRAGITKQISPHLFRHSCATRLAVETPLQVFVKQMGWASNKMADNYTHLDKTGQITAILKAQGIEITDEELKKPLSKVNRKCPRCHVINTGSARFCSNCGSPMKQEDFVKIEEEREKVMETLQESDLLSPELKTTMNNLPDDSKLDLLASLLVELEKNGKLEDVKKRIKK, from the coding sequence ATGGCTGAAATATATAATGTCAGTAAAAATGTGGAAAGCGTCAAAAAAAGATTGGAAAATTCAGGACTTCCAAAGGAACTGAAGGATAAAATTTTTGAATTTGTCCTTACTCTTAGGGAAGGCTCAGGTATAAAACAACACAGGGAATACTACTATTACGAAAGACTTCTGATACTGGGCGAAAGCTTCGGGGATAAAATCCTGGACTCTAAGGGTCGAATAAATCCTAAAGAAAAAGACGTGCTAATGGTCATAGGAAAATTAAGGGACAAAATAACCATAAGGGGAACTCACTACTCATCTGCTACTATCTCCGATCTTAAGAAGACTATGAAGAAATTTGTTAAATTCTGCTTCAAAAAATACAACGCAGAATTACCTAAGGAAGAAAGGGAAGACTTTCCAGAATTCTGGAATGACATACACAGTGAAAAAATAGGAAGCAGATACAAAAGACCTGACCAAATGATTTCTTATGAAGAACTACAGGCAATCCTAAAGGCGTGTAAGAATATTAGGGATAAATCCATAATCTCACTTCTGTGGGATTCAGGAATCAGGGCAAGCGAATTACTTAAGCTAAAGATTAAGGACTTTAGTAAAAGCACAGACGGTCTTTACGCAGTCCTAAACATTTCTGAAGGATCAAAGAACTACAGGCAAAGAAGCGTTGTCCTTACAGGCGACAGCGTAGTAATCATTCCTCAATATATAGAATACCTGAAGGATATCCAGAAGGATAGATTTGACCAAAACAACCATCTGTTTGTAGGCATTGGTAAGGAAAATTTAGGGGAATCACTAACCTATGAAGACCTTAGGGCATTGATAAGGAAATCTGTGAACAGGGCAGGAATAACCAAGCAAATTTCACCGCATTTATTCCGGCATAGTTGTGCTACTCGCTTAGCAGTAGAAACACCGTTACAGGTCTTTGTAAAGCAAATGGGCTGGGCTTCCAATAAAATGGCTGACAACTACACTCACTTAGACAAAACAGGTCAGATAACTGCAATTCTAAAGGCTCAGGGAATCGAAATAACAGACGAAGAATTAAAGAAACCATTATCTAAGGTTAATAGGAAATGTCCAAGGTGTCACGTAATCAATACAGGGTCAGCACGCTTCTGTAGTAACTGTGGATCACCAATGAAGCAGGAAGACTTTGTAAAGATTGAAGAAGAAAGGGAAAAGGTCATGGAAACCTTACAGGAATCTGATCTATTAAGTCCTGAACTTAAGACTACCATGAATAATCTTCCTGACGATTCTAAGTTGGATCTCCTCGCTTCTCTACTAGTAGAATTAGAAAAGAATGGGAAATTAGAAGACGTTAAGAAAAGGATCAAAAAATAA
- a CDS encoding hydantoinase B/oxoprolinase family protein: MADWEFISKATQFVAEEMGVALKKSAISPNIRERMDHSCAITNFEGVIVAQAEHIPVHLGSFRIGINNIMHWLKERKIILEDGEMLMTNDPYISGTHMNDVTLIAPVYIEDNIVAYVVNKAHIVDVGGPVFGSLNPNAKNLFQEGLIIPPVKLVKHNALDGELLAIILNNFKDPETALGDINAQVAANRTGTKRIGELFSRFGREVVYASWENLLENSRVLSIRAMSQWNEGTFTAVDYLEIGKEKVPLQVAIKISKGGITADFTGTSSEIEYPLNAVPGMTFAATSFAIRSALNIDIPTNEGFYSIINIIAPVGSLVNPNRPYPVSGGNVETTQRIADLVLHALSQCAEGIPSASSGTMFNVMIGGRRKNGKYWSYYETIGGGNGAGPGHKGYSGVHSNMTNTLNTPVEVAEKEYPLFYTSYTLRRGSGGKGKFNGGDGIIRSFRVLENSSFSLIADRFIISPYALNGGKKGKPSSVLIKHGSKKKKMGSKFTTELGPNDEVILMTPGGSGYGEIN, translated from the coding sequence ATGGCAGACTGGGAATTTATAAGCAAGGCAACACAGTTTGTAGCAGAGGAAATGGGGGTGGCACTTAAGAAATCTGCCATATCCCCTAATATCAGAGAGAGAATGGATCACAGCTGCGCCATAACTAACTTTGAAGGTGTCATAGTTGCTCAGGCGGAGCATATACCAGTGCATCTTGGATCATTCAGGATTGGAATAAATAATATTATGCACTGGCTTAAGGAAAGAAAAATTATACTTGAAGATGGAGAAATGCTAATGACAAATGACCCATATATTTCTGGTACACACATGAATGATGTTACCCTAATTGCGCCAGTGTATATTGAGGATAATATTGTAGCATATGTGGTAAACAAAGCGCATATAGTGGATGTTGGAGGGCCAGTTTTTGGAAGTCTTAATCCAAATGCTAAGAACCTTTTCCAGGAAGGTCTTATAATTCCTCCAGTAAAGCTGGTAAAACATAATGCTTTAGACGGTGAACTACTGGCTATTATACTGAATAATTTCAAAGATCCTGAGACTGCACTGGGTGACATTAATGCTCAGGTTGCTGCCAATAGAACTGGGACAAAGAGGATTGGTGAGCTGTTTAGCAGATTCGGTAGAGAGGTAGTGTATGCATCTTGGGAAAACCTCCTTGAAAATTCTAGGGTTTTAAGCATAAGAGCCATGTCACAGTGGAACGAAGGAACTTTTACGGCAGTTGATTATCTTGAAATTGGTAAAGAAAAGGTACCTTTGCAGGTAGCAATTAAAATTTCGAAGGGAGGTATTACAGCTGACTTTACCGGTACTTCAAGTGAAATTGAATATCCCCTCAATGCCGTACCTGGCATGACTTTTGCTGCTACTTCCTTTGCCATAAGGAGTGCTTTAAATATTGATATACCAACAAATGAAGGCTTCTATTCCATTATAAACATAATTGCCCCTGTAGGTTCTCTTGTTAATCCCAATAGGCCATATCCAGTTTCGGGTGGAAACGTTGAAACTACACAGAGAATTGCCGATCTGGTGCTACATGCACTAAGTCAGTGTGCTGAGGGGATACCTTCTGCCTCATCCGGTACGATGTTCAATGTTATGATTGGCGGTAGAAGAAAAAATGGAAAGTACTGGTCATACTATGAAACCATTGGTGGTGGTAACGGGGCTGGACCAGGACATAAAGGTTACTCAGGAGTACACAGTAATATGACAAACACACTGAATACACCCGTGGAGGTGGCCGAAAAGGAATATCCACTGTTCTATACCTCATATACACTTAGAAGAGGGAGCGGAGGCAAGGGGAAATTTAATGGTGGAGATGGTATTATCAGATCTTTCAGAGTTCTGGAAAATAGTTCCTTTTCCCTCATAGCAGATAGGTTCATCATCAGTCCGTATGCACTTAATGGAGGAAAAAAAGGAAAACCATCATCTGTGCTTATAAAGCATGGTAGTAAGAAAAAGAAAATGGGAAGCAAATTTACAACTGAACTCGGGCCAAATGATGAAGTAATTCTAATGACCCCTGGCGGTTCCGGATATGGGGAGATTAACTAA